In Apis mellifera strain DH4 linkage group LG1, Amel_HAv3.1, whole genome shotgun sequence, the sequence TctgaagataaatataaagtattagaAGCAAGAGATCGACTTATACGAATGAGACAAGTTAGATCACATACATTAGCAGCAGCTAAAGTAATGATTGGAACATGTCCTGATATGTGTCCTGAAAAAGAACGTTTAATGCGTGAATCAAAAAGACAAGTGGCATTATATGAACAACTTGAAACCAATGAATATGGAATAAATCATATGAGAGCAGTCAAACAATATTCCAGATCTTCTGCAGACCAAGAAGAACCAATGGCTCATGAATTAAGACCagtaaaatctttaaaaatgacTATGAGttatttattacatgaaaTAGTAAATCTTTGTGATAAACAAGGAATAAATTTAGGAGActggtattattttttatgggaTAGAACAAGAGGAATTCGAAAAGATATAACTCAACAAGAATTATGTTGTATTGATAGCGTGGAATTAGTTGAACAATGTGCTAGATTCCATATAGTATGTTCTGAAAGATTATGTGCTGAAGAAACATCcgtttttgataaaagaatcaattcagataatttaacaaaatgttTACAATCATTAAAGTATATGTATCATGATTTGAGAGTAAAgggaattaattgtaaaaatgaacCTGAATTTTgggcatatattattttattaaatttaaacaatggtAATTTTATGTGGGATTTACAAAGATTaccaaataatatacaaaaatcatCAGAAGTTCAATTtgcattagaaatatattctgctcttgaatcaaataattattataagttttttaaacTTGTTCAAAAAACTACATACTTAAATGCATGTATCTTACTCAGATATTTTAATCAAGTAAGATTAAAAGCATTATCAGTATTAGTCAAAGCTTATTGTAGAACTGCATCAACAGCATATCCATTATATgaattgattgatattttagGTTTTGAGGATGAAAATGAagctatatatttttgtgaacAAGTTGGTTTAAGTGTTTCAAAAGATGATTTACATGTATTATTGAATCGACATAATTTTACTATGcctgtattaaatataaaacaaaagagaGCACGCAATTTAATAGATTCTAAAAGAATTATGCAACATTTATCTATTGGAGAATGTATAGCAGGAGGAAAAATGCCagaaaaaacttataaatatcataaaccTCACAATAGTTTTGATTTACATGGTTATTTAATGCCTAATTCTATTAATGCAgaagatcaaaataaaaatattatttttacatcaaaTGATCCATATGAGTTTAGAGATGAAGATACAGTACAAAATGaatcattaaaagaaatactAGAAAAAAGTCAAAACAATAATGAAGATATAGTTAATATTGAACATACaacattaaaatgtatttcaaaCATTGAAGCAGATACAAATCTTTCAACATccataaattctaattctgaTGAATCTTGTCTCTCTAAATCTCATACAGAAATCAATAAATCTCAAACACACACGAATTTGAACATATTAGTAAAATCAAAACCagaaaatcagaaaaattcaaacacaTTTAGTTTCATATCCAAACAGCATTTAAATGAATCTTCTGTTTCacctaatatatttaatgtaacatcaacaatttcaaataCTTCTAATGTATTTGCTAAACAATTTGAATCATCATCAAATCATGATAAATCtccttttgtaataaataaaaacatattttcaacaatgccacaaggaaatatatttacgaaaaatCTTACACCTTCCACTGTTTCAAAATcactgaatattataaattctgtaAGTAtgactaaaaatatatcaaaagaaGCACcagaatttatgaataaaacagaaataagaaaacaaattgtacaagatgaaaaaatagaaaaattaaaagtagaaCAAGAATCTATCAAAAAAACACAAGAAATTAATGATACtgcaaaagatattttaaatattttagaaacagaaataataaaaacatattgttCTACTATAgtgaaagaagaaatggataaaatatatatttacaatacacTTGgtgaagatattaataataaagttttaaatgaaGTAACTTAtgaaatttgcaataatttattaaaggaagaaatcaatgttcaaaaattatatgaaatgtcaatgaaaataaaaaatagagtaattataaaatatttaaaaaagtggaagtgtaatacattaaaaaaaaaacaacaaagaaGAGCACTAGAAAATACACCAGTATGgttgcaaaaatattctagTGAACAAtgtgcaaaattattatactctaAGGAACAAGATatagttattaaaaacatGTGTAAAAAACAAGATGAGCaaaaagatatcaaatattattctgaATCTTTAGCAccaattaaagttattatttacattggtATTAAAGAATACTTAAAAactttagatattaatatacaatctaACTATTATTGGAAATTAGTTATTTCATGGCCAAATTTACACAATAAAGCAGTTTTATGgcattataaaaagataatgaatCAATATCTTTGTCCTGAAGATTATACTACAGAacctattataatattatatcaaccAAATCAAGTTGAAACATTGCATATATGTATTAGACATTTTGAAGGTCTTATTAgtgatcataatttaatagGATCAGATGCTCTTTTATTCATAGCAGATGGttctgaagaaattaaatttgttgtaAAACGTTTAATGAATGCTGTATTAGCAAGAGACAAACTTATGCCTATACcacttgtatttattatttttggtcATTCAATCTTTCAAACCCAAGAtggagaaattatttctagtttggaaaaattgttgaaatctGGATATTTATCAGTATACACAATTATCCatgaaaaagatttaactgagaaaacaa encodes:
- the LOC411996 gene encoding uncharacterized protein LOC411996, giving the protein MESKENTQTNVFLSEYIPSKTFIFSEPYTFNAPKQIMDISGKNSFTFAMPILATQSNNQDICVFQPDTCEKQYKPKISRNSYKSAVNVFAQALKDTAMFEQLKKNSRSQITKINPENSITCTNVPQSLLTKITAKEYFIQFGNLLKITIRPKKQIITVIYATNEEANVAYNKSGEYLGQKFNIEWTKLSSLPKSPTKKKDLQKNIVSQIVSNFFKSSDDEIRSEIDAMTNLEYNVHSRNNFSGTLSKKHKPLQSKNISKSVTRLTKAEKHKSDSQISDLLPNATIEELQNIIQQPAHTSEDKYKVLEARDRLIRMRQVRSHTLAAAKVMIGTCPDMCPEKERLMRESKRQVALYEQLETNEYGINHMRAVKQYSRSSADQEEPMAHELRPVKSLKMTMSYLLHEIVNLCDKQGINLGDWYYFLWDRTRGIRKDITQQELCCIDSVELVEQCARFHIVCSERLCAEETSVFDKRINSDNLTKCLQSLKYMYHDLRVKGINCKNEPEFWAYIILLNLNNGNFMWDLQRLPNNIQKSSEVQFALEIYSALESNNYYKFFKLVQKTTYLNACILLRYFNQVRLKALSVLVKAYCRTASTAYPLYELIDILGFEDENEAIYFCEQVGLSVSKDDLHVLLNRHNFTMPVLNIKQKRARNLIDSKRIMQHLSIGECIAGGKMPEKTYKYHKPHNSFDLHGYLMPNSINAEDQNKNIIFTSNDPYEFRDEDTVQNESLKEILEKSQNNNEDIVNIEHTTLKCISNIEADTNLSTSINSNSDESCLSKSHTEINKSQTHTNLNILVKSKPENQKNSNTFSFISKQHLNESSVSPNIFNVTSTISNTSNVFAKQFESSSNHDKSPFVINKNIFSTMPQGNIFTKNLTPSTVSKSLNIINSVSMTKNISKEAPEFMNKTEIRKQIVQDEKIEKLKVEQESIKKTQEINDTAKDILNILETEIIKTYCSTIVKEEMDKIYIYNTLGEDINNKVLNEVTYEICNNLLKEEINVQKLYEMSMKIKNRVIIKYLKKWKCNTLKKKQQRRALENTPVWLQKYSSEQCAKLLYSKEQDIVIKNMCKKQDEQKDIKYYSESLAPIKVIIYIGIKEYLKTLDINIQSNYYWKLVISWPNLHNKAVLWHYKKIMNQYLCPEDYTTEPIIILYQPNQVETLHICIRHFEGLISDHNLIGSDALLFIADGSEEIKFVVKRLMNAVLARDKLMPIPLVFIIFGHSIFQTQDGEIISSLEKLLKSGYLSVYTIIHEKDLTEKTILNLTQSAILWLSINKSSQNPLEMNYLQNIYDTYLTEDLWLRIYDNSFFNEKLLHALEEPNFIINLHNEAVSHIIDIILNPETFMYTKFAPELKKFVKNQYIMPCSYEYFDDVWKNEDYKAKLEKVMSSFKLPQWKYSWPINNNIIFHQNITNYCQEALFISDSNEISCNILSNIFITTGISTISNFINILLYIIKQKIHLLDKDLKVIYNKNYMKYFQTLPWWLKSNLLIQYKIVSKNINIQETEKENRKKNNINEPVVKKRKLNKYQESNVEFESLATFCENSRSQIMEVHYISKKIENRLKEHQQQSYSFEKKLKDALFNEYLMK